A portion of the Dehalococcoidales bacterium genome contains these proteins:
- the cyoE gene encoding heme o synthase — MKAISWSLPYLSLLKLRIVALLVIVAIVAALIAGAGDFSPARLALLALVGGMACAGASVLNNYLDRDIDAVMPRTRNRPIPRNKVSATAALVLGLVLLVVSLVVAFQLGSLVVLSLGSGALIYVVLYTMWLKRRTSLNIIIGGLSGSCVVLAGWFAITHELSPAPFLIALIVFLWTPGHFWSFALVHQESYRKASIPMLPNVLGARKTAGYIVLHSALLMITVPLLYFLSPLGLTYLTGALFLSTLFLASGLWLWRQPGKERAWRNYKLSGLYLLGLFVFMLADVLS; from the coding sequence ATGAAAGCCATTAGCTGGTCTTTGCCTTATCTCTCTCTTTTGAAGCTGAGGATTGTAGCCCTGTTGGTAATAGTGGCTATAGTGGCGGCACTGATTGCCGGGGCCGGTGATTTCTCTCCGGCCAGGTTAGCCTTACTCGCCCTCGTGGGCGGTATGGCCTGCGCCGGAGCGTCAGTCCTCAATAACTACCTGGACCGGGACATCGATGCGGTTATGCCGCGTACCAGGAACCGTCCCATACCCCGGAATAAGGTCAGCGCCACCGCCGCTCTCGTTCTTGGACTGGTGCTTCTGGTTGTTTCCCTGGTGGTTGCCTTCCAGTTGGGTTCCCTGGTGGTTCTTTCTCTAGGCTCCGGGGCGCTAATCTACGTAGTGCTCTATACCATGTGGCTGAAAAGGCGCACCTCCCTCAATATAATCATCGGGGGGTTATCCGGTAGCTGCGTGGTTCTGGCGGGGTGGTTTGCCATTACCCATGAGCTGTCCCCCGCACCCTTCCTGATAGCTTTGATTGTATTCCTGTGGACGCCGGGTCACTTCTGGAGCTTCGCCCTGGTTCATCAGGAAAGCTACCGGAAAGCAAGCATACCGATGTTGCCCAATGTCCTCGGGGCGAGGAAAACAGCGGGTTATATCGTGCTGCACAGTGCACTGCTGATGATAACCGTACCGCTGCTTTATTTTCTCAGCCCGCTGGGATTGACCTATCTGACTGGTGCCCTGTTCCTGAGCACGCTTTTCCTGGCTTCAGGCTTATGGCTCTGGAGGCAACCCGGTAAAGAACGGGCCTGGCGCAATTATAAATTATCCGGTCTGTACCTTCTGGGTCTGTTTGTGTTCATGTTAGCGGATGTGCTATCTTAA
- the glgP gene encoding alpha-glucan family phosphorylase, which translates to MAVQPLQASIVAYFSMEIGLSASMPTYSGGLGILAGDSLRAAADIGIPLVAVTLLHRKGYFHQHLDADGNQRESPAEWNPEDYLEPLSVRGTVTIEGRQVWIRPWRYILPSPIADDIPVLFLDTALPENSEFDRTLTDHLYGGDEHYRLCQEVVLGIGGLVILRALGYTDVMVYHMNEGHSALLTMALLSNEAEQSALPVNALENIERVRDQCVFTTHTPVPAGFDKFPFDLV; encoded by the coding sequence ATGGCTGTTCAACCACTACAAGCATCAATAGTAGCCTATTTCTCCATGGAAATAGGCCTTAGTGCATCCATGCCAACCTATAGCGGTGGTCTGGGGATCCTTGCCGGGGATTCCTTGCGGGCTGCTGCCGATATCGGCATACCGCTGGTCGCGGTGACATTATTACACCGTAAGGGGTACTTTCATCAGCACCTGGATGCTGATGGCAACCAGCGGGAAAGCCCGGCGGAATGGAACCCGGAAGACTATCTTGAGCCGCTTTCGGTTCGCGGTACGGTGACCATTGAAGGTCGGCAGGTCTGGATACGGCCCTGGCGTTATATACTGCCGAGCCCCATAGCTGACGATATACCCGTATTATTCCTGGATACGGCGCTGCCGGAGAACAGTGAGTTCGACCGTACTCTGACCGACCATCTCTATGGCGGTGATGAGCATTACCGGCTGTGTCAGGAGGTGGTGCTGGGAATAGGGGGTCTGGTCATACTGCGTGCCCTGGGGTATACGGATGTGATGGTCTATCACATGAATGAGGGTCACTCGGCGCTGCTGACCATGGCTTTACTGTCAAATGAAGCGGAGCAATCGGCCCTGCCGGTGAATGCCCTGGAGAACATCGAGCGGGTACGAGACCAGTGTGTCTTCACCACACATACCCCTGTGCCGGCCGGGTTTGATAAATTCCCCTTTGACCTCGTC
- a CDS encoding cytochrome c, producing the protein MRNLAVLSIITIAALAFAACGGAEPAPTSPTTPSLPTFPAGIDAQLLYSTNCAACHGTNRQGTPDIAPSLTPDSLADQSDAEIRDIITKGSPGTAMTGFEGRLSPEQIDALIQFLRR; encoded by the coding sequence ATGCGGAATCTGGCAGTTCTCTCTATCATTACCATAGCGGCGCTGGCGTTCGCTGCCTGCGGAGGGGCAGAACCCGCGCCGACTTCACCCACAACACCATCACTCCCCACTTTTCCTGCAGGGATTGATGCCCAGCTATTGTATAGCACCAACTGCGCCGCCTGCCACGGGACAAACCGGCAAGGGACTCCCGATATCGCGCCGTCTCTGACGCCGGACAGCCTGGCAGATCAGAGTGACGCGGAAATCAGGGATATCATAACAAAAGGTAGCCCGGGCACGGCAATGACTGGATTTGAGGGTCGCCTCAGCCCGGAGCAGATAGACGCCCTGATTCAATTCCTCAGGCGCTGA
- a CDS encoding Rieske 2Fe-2S domain-containing protein → MSSPAQPSDFIPIAKTTQLKDGAMIEARAGDREILLARVGKQYYAADNICPHMGARLALGTLQGTVVTCPRHRSKFDLKDGRIIRWTDWTGIKASVSKLFRSPRPLSVHAVKVSGDDILVKL, encoded by the coding sequence ATGAGCAGTCCGGCGCAACCCAGCGATTTCATACCGATAGCCAAGACCACGCAGCTCAAGGATGGCGCAATGATTGAAGCGAGAGCTGGCGACCGTGAAATTCTCCTCGCCAGGGTAGGGAAGCAGTATTACGCGGCTGACAACATCTGCCCGCATATGGGAGCAAGACTGGCGCTCGGCACTTTGCAGGGTACCGTGGTTACCTGTCCCCGTCACCGGTCAAAGTTTGACCTGAAGGATGGCCGGATAATCCGGTGGACGGACTGGACAGGTATCAAGGCATCCGTCAGCAAGCTGTTCCGTTCACCGCGTCCCCTGTCCGTCCACGCGGTTAAAGTAAGCGGGGATGATATTCTGGTCAAGCTTTAA
- a CDS encoding serpin family protein: MKKRLVSALSVLLVLPVVACAQPVAAGLVMSDKPRVTSPDVSPADEVLLVEGNSAFAFELYQALREKEGNLFYSPHSISLALAMTYAGARGETAEQMADTLHFILPQDRLHPALNSLDIELGKRGQGASGKDGEGFRLNIVNAIWGQEDYTFLPAFLDVLAENYGAGLRIVDFINETEKSRVTINDWVSDETEGRIEDLIPQGAIDELTRLVLTNAIYFNAAWQYPFSEDATADGQFHLLDGTQVTVPMMRQTESFGYMFGGEEFHLLHDSGDSTWILQRFQAVELPYDGGELSMVIILPETGQFETFEENLNDQRVNDIMESLQHARVNLMMPRFEFDSEFSLKETLAGMGMPVAFTENADFSGMTGNRELLISDVLHKAFVAVDEAGTEAAAATAVIVGVTSAPVDPPMEVTIDRPFIFLIRDIETGAILFIGRVLNPGT, encoded by the coding sequence ATGAAGAAGAGATTAGTCTCCGCATTATCCGTATTACTGGTGTTGCCGGTAGTAGCCTGCGCCCAGCCGGTAGCTGCCGGCCTGGTGATGTCAGACAAGCCGCGGGTGACTTCACCGGATGTCAGTCCGGCTGATGAGGTGTTGCTGGTTGAAGGGAACAGCGCTTTTGCCTTTGAGCTGTACCAGGCGCTCAGGGAAAAAGAGGGGAATCTTTTCTACTCCCCCCACAGCATTTCACTGGCACTGGCGATGACATACGCCGGAGCTCGCGGCGAGACCGCGGAGCAGATGGCGGATACCCTTCACTTCATCCTCCCCCAGGACCGGCTTCATCCGGCTCTCAACAGCCTGGATATCGAGCTCGGTAAACGGGGACAGGGAGCCAGCGGCAAGGACGGCGAGGGATTCAGGCTGAACATTGTCAACGCCATCTGGGGGCAAGAGGATTACACTTTCCTTCCCGCGTTCCTCGATGTCCTGGCGGAGAACTACGGGGCCGGTCTGAGAATCGTTGATTTCATAAACGAGACGGAAAAGTCACGGGTCACCATCAATGACTGGGTCAGCGATGAGACGGAGGGTCGTATTGAAGACCTCATTCCGCAGGGCGCGATTGACGAACTGACACGACTGGTGCTGACCAATGCTATCTATTTCAATGCTGCCTGGCAATACCCCTTTAGTGAGGACGCGACAGCGGACGGGCAGTTCCACCTGCTCGATGGCACACAGGTCACTGTTCCGATGATGAGACAGACGGAGTCCTTCGGCTATATGTTTGGAGGCGAAGAGTTCCATCTGCTTCACGATAGTGGGGATAGCACATGGATTTTACAGAGGTTCCAGGCGGTAGAGTTGCCCTATGATGGCGGTGAACTCTCCATGGTCATCATCCTGCCTGAAACCGGCCAGTTCGAGACCTTTGAAGAAAACCTGAACGATCAGCGTGTCAATGACATAATGGAAAGCCTGCAACATGCCCGGGTTAACCTGATGATGCCCCGGTTTGAATTTGACTCGGAATTCAGCCTTAAGGAAACTCTAGCCGGAATGGGTATGCCGGTCGCTTTCACGGAGAACGCGGATTTTTCCGGGATGACGGGCAACCGCGAGCTGCTCATATCAGACGTGCTCCACAAGGCATTCGTCGCCGTGGATGAAGCCGGTACCGAGGCGGCGGCGGCTACCGCCGTGATTGTGGGAGTAACATCAGCCCCCGTAGACCCTCCCATGGAAGTCACTATAGACCGTCCCTTCATCTTCCTTATTCGTGATATTGAGACCGGCGCCATCCTCTTTATCGGGCGTGTCCTCAACCCCGGTACGTAA
- a CDS encoding DUF488 domain-containing protein, whose amino-acid sequence MNIPGGIRTIFSIGHSTRTLEELVDLLKSNGVTKVSDIRTIPRSRRNPQFNIETLPGDLRAAGIGYQHLPGLGGLRHPQADSPNQGWRNASFRGFADYMQTQEFEENLVALMKLAQEETVALMCAEAVPWRCHRSLIADALFTRGTQVQHILSATSIRPHQVTPWARVNGTQVTYPASQLL is encoded by the coding sequence GTGAATATTCCCGGTGGGATACGAACAATTTTTAGCATAGGGCATTCCACGCGTACGCTGGAAGAGCTTGTCGATTTACTGAAGTCAAACGGCGTTACCAAGGTGAGCGATATCCGTACAATTCCCCGCTCCCGCCGTAATCCGCAGTTCAACATTGAAACCCTGCCCGGAGACCTGAGGGCGGCGGGGATTGGCTATCAGCATCTGCCGGGACTTGGAGGTCTGCGTCATCCGCAAGCCGACTCACCAAACCAGGGCTGGCGTAATGCCAGTTTTCGGGGATTCGCCGATTATATGCAAACGCAGGAATTCGAGGAAAATCTAGTGGCGCTAATGAAGCTGGCACAGGAGGAAACAGTCGCTCTGATGTGTGCTGAAGCTGTACCCTGGCGTTGCCATCGCTCTTTAATCGCCGATGCCTTGTTCACCAGAGGAACCCAGGTACAGCACATACTGAGCGCGACCAGTATCAGACCTCACCAGGTCACCCCCTGGGCGAGAGTTAACGGAACACAGGTAACCTATCCCGCCTCGCAACTCCTGTGA